A window of Triplophysa dalaica isolate WHDGS20190420 chromosome 7, ASM1584641v1, whole genome shotgun sequence contains these coding sequences:
- the cyth4a gene encoding cytohesin-3 has product MTVTSVRSATRCASLSVSLRFLLHSCDCLLTVTHMKHPSNTVNMGSQRKDSFLWGKAPSTFTPMEKKQIEVNDHKHVILDDIQKLRLEIENMVTEIQTMEADEENKNVMKNKRTQCGKKKFNMDPKKGIQYLVDNGLLEWKPDSVSEFLYKEEGLNKTAIGNLLGEREEIHLQILKAFVDLHEFSNLNLVQALRQFLWSFRLPGEAQKIDRMMEAFALRYCTCNPGVFQSTDTCYILSFAIIMLNTSLHNPNVKDKTTIQRFISMNRGINNGEDLPDDLLQKLYESIKNEPFKIPEDDGNDLTHTFFNPDREGWLLKEGGRIKTWKRRWFILTDGCLYYFQYTTDKEPKGIIPLENLSVREMEDTHKQHCLELLSPQHKGETIKACKTETDGRVVMGKHQSYKLSAASAEECAEWIQAIRACITKDPFYDLVSVRKKKIINHIEQHD; this is encoded by the exons ATGACTGTGACGTCAGTCCGGTCGGCAACACGCTGCGCTTCACTGTCAGTTTCATTGAGATTCTTACTGCACAGCTGCGACTGCCTGCTAACAGTTACACATATGAAG CATCCCTCTAACACAGTCAACATGGGATCCCAAAGAAAGGACAGTTTCCTCTGGGGAAAAG CACCTTCAACCTTCACTCCAATGGAGAAGAAGCAGATTGAAGTCAATGATCACAAGCATGTAATTCTTGATGATATTCAG AAACTCAGGCTGGAGATCGAAAACATGGTGACAGAAATTCAAACAATGGAAGCTGATGAAGAGAA TAAAAATGTGATGAAGAACAAGAGGACCCAATGTGGAAAAAAGAAGTTTAACATGGACCCAAAGAAG GGTATTCAGTACTTAGTAGATAATGGCCTATTGGAGTGGAAACCGGACAGTGTGTCAGAGTTCCTCTACAAAGAGGAAGGCCTCAATAAAACAGCTATCGGCAACTTATTAGGGGAGAG GGAGGAGATCCACCTTCAGATCCTTAAAGCTTTTGTTGACCTTCATGAGTTCTCAAACCTTAATCTGGTCCAGGCTTTGAG GCAGTTCCTGTGGAGTTTCCGTCTGCCTGGTGAGGCTCAGAAGATTGACCGTATGATGGAGGCTTTTGCTCTGCGCTACTGCACCTGTAACCCTGGGGTTTTTCAGTCCACAG ACACCTGTTACATCCTTTCTTTTGCAATCATCATGCTCAACACAAGCTTGCACAACCCCAATGTAAAAGACAAGACCACAATACAGCGTTTCATCAGCATGAACAGGGGAATAAACAATGGAGAAGATCTCCCTGATGACCTGCTGCAG AAACTTTATGAAAGCATTAAGAATGAACCCTTCAAAATCCCAGAGGATGATGGTAATGACCTCACTCACACCTTCTTCAATCCTGATCGAGAGGGATGGCTTCTAAAAGAGG GTGGTAGAATCAAAACCTGGAAAAGGAGGTGGTTCATTTTAACAGATGGCTGTCTGTACTATTTCCAGTATACAACT GACAAAGAACCAAAGGGAATCATTCCACTGGAGAACTTAAGTGTTAGGGAGATggaagacacacacaaacag cACTGCTTGGAGTTGTTGAGCCCTCAACACAAAGGGGAGACAATAAAAGCTTGTAAAACCGAAACAGACGGGAGGGTCGTGATGGGCAAACACCAGTCCTACAAGCTAAGTGCTGCTTCTGCTGAGGAATGTGCAGAGTGGATTCAGGCCATCAG AGCCTGCATCACTAAAGATCCATTTTATGACCTGGTATCTGTACGCAAGAAGAAGATTATCAACCATATTGAGCAGCACGACTGA